A region of Pristis pectinata isolate sPriPec2 chromosome 24, sPriPec2.1.pri, whole genome shotgun sequence DNA encodes the following proteins:
- the LOC127582364 gene encoding elongation factor 2, with translation MVNFTVDQIRAIMDKKSNIRNMSVIAHVDHGKSTLTDSLVSKAGIIASARAGETRFTDTRKDEQERCITIKSTAISLYYELKEQDLAFIKQCKDGSGFLINLIDSPGHVDFSSEVTAALRVTDGALVVVDCVSGVCVQTETVLRQAIAERIKPVLMMNKMDRALLELQLVPEELYQTFQRIVENVNVIISTYGEDEGGPMGNIMVDPVFGTVGFGSGLHGWAFTLKQFAEMYVAKFSAKGEAALSPDERAKKVEDMMKKLWGDRYFDPAAGKFSKSATNADGKKLPRTFCQLVLDPIFKVFDAIMNFKKEETEKLIQKLDIKLDNEDKAKEGKPLLKAVMRRWLPAGDALLQMITIHLPSPVTAQRYRCDLLYEGPPDDEAAMGIKNCDAKGPLMMYISKMVPTTDKGRFYAFGRVFSGIVSTGLKVRIMGPNYTPGKKEDLYLKPIQRTILMMGRYVEPIEDVPCGNIVGLVGVDQYLVKTGTITTYDQAHNLRVMKFSVSPVVRVAVEAKNPADLPKLVEGLKRLAKSDPMVQCIIEESGEHIIAGAGELHLEICLKDLEEDHACIPIKKSDPVVSYRETVAEESNVMCLSKSPNKHNRLYMKARPLSEGLPEDIDKGEVTARQELKQRARYLAEKYEWDVTEARKIWCFGPDGTGPNILVDVTKGVQYLNEIKDSVVAGFQWATKEGVLCDENMRGVRFDIHDVTLHADAIHRGGGQIIPTARRCLYACVLTAQPRLMEPVYLVEIQCPEQVVGGIYGVLNRKRGHVFEESHVAGTPMFVVKAYLPVNESFGFTADLRSNTGGQAFPQCVFDHWQILTGDPFESTSRPAQVVAETRKRKGLKEGIPALDNFLDKL, from the exons ATG GTGAACTTCACGGTAGACCAGATCCGTGCGATCATGGACAAAAAGTCCAACATCCGTAACATGTCTGTGATTGCACATGTTGACCACGGCAAATCAACCCTCACTGACTCTCTGGTATCGAAGGCTGGAATCATTGCCTCTGCTCGGGCTGGTGAAACCAGGTTCACTGACACACGCAAGGATGAACAAGAAAGATGTATCACCATTAAGTCTAC TGCTATCTCCTTGTATTATGAGCTCAAGGAACAAGATTTGGctttcattaaacagtgcaagGATGGCAGTGGCTTTCTTATCAACCTGATTGACTCACCTGGACATGTTGACTTCTCCTCTGAAGTGACAGCTGCTCTGCGTGTGACTGATGGTGCTCTGGTTGTGGTGGACTGTGTCTCTG GGGTTTGCGTGCAGACTGAAACCGTGCTCCGTCAGGCCATTGCTGAACGTATCAAGCCTGTGCTGATGATGAACAAAATGGACCGAGCcttgctggagctgcagcttgtcCCCGAGGAGCTCTACCAGACTTTCCAACGCATTGTGGAAAACGTCAATGTCATCATCTCCACCTATGGTGAAGATGAGGGTGGCCCCATGGGCAACATCATG GTGGATCCAGTTTTTGGAACAGTTGGTTTTGGTTCTGGACTTCATGGATGGGCCTTCACCCTAAAGCAGTTTGCAGAAATGTATGTTGCCAAATTTTCTGCCAAGGGTGAGGCTGCCCTCTCTCCAGATGAGCGTGCCAAGAAAGTAGAAGATATGATGAAAAAACTGtggggtgacag ATATTTTGATCCTGCTGCTGGTAAATTTAGCAAGTCGGCCACCAATGCCGATGGCAAGAAGTTGCCCAGAACTTTCTGTCaacttgtcttggatcccatCTTCAAG GTCTTTGATGCAATTATGAACTTCAAGAAGGAAGAGACTGAAAAATTGATTCAGAAGCTTGATATTAAACTGGACAATGAAGATAAGGCCAAAGAGGGGAAACCTCTGTTAAAA GCTGTGATGCGTCGCTGGTTGCCTGCAGGAGATGCTCTCCTGCAGATGATTACCATTCACCTTCCATCGCCTGTCACTGCTCAGAGATACCGCTGTGACCTTCTGTATGAGGGACCTCCTGATGATGAGGCTGCCATGG gcATCAAGAACTGTGATGCAAAGGGCCCCTTGATGATGTACATCTCCAAGATGGTGCCCACAACTGACAAGGGTAGATTCTATGCCTTCGGCCGTGTCTTCTCTGGTATCGTCTCTACTGGCCTCAAGGTCCGAATCATGGGCCCTAACTACACTCCAGGCAAGAAGGAAGACCTTTACCTGAAGCCTATCCAAAG aacCATTCTGATGATGGGCCGTTATGTGGAGCCTATTGAGGATGTGCCTTGTGGAAACATCGTGGGGCTTGTTGGTGTTGATCAATACCTCGTGAAGACCGGTACCATTACCACTTATGACCAAGCTCACAATTTAAGAGTAATGAAATTCAGTGTCAGTCCTGTTGTGCGTGTTGCAGTTGAAGCCAAGAACCCAGCTGATCTGCCCAAATTGGTTGAAGGTTTGAAACGTCTTGCCAAGTCTGACCCAATGGTGCAG TGTATTATTGAAGAATCTGGAGAACACATCATTGCTGGTGCTGGTGAACTTCATTTGGAAATTTGCCTGAAAGATCTTGAAGAAGACCATGCTTGCATTCCCATCAAG AAATCTGATCCAGTTGTTTCTTACCGTGAGACGGTTGCTGAGGAATCCAATGTGATGTGCTTGTCCAAGTCTCCCAACAAACACAACCGTCTGTATATGAAGGCACGGCCATTATCTGAGGGCTTACCAGAAGACATAGATAAGGGTGAAGTCACTGCCCGTCAAGAGCTCAAACAGCGAGCTAGGTATCTCGCTGAGAAGTACGAGTGGGATGTCACTGAGGCTCGTAAGATCTGGTGCTTTGGACCTGATGGCACTGGTCCCAATATCCTGGTTGATGTGACTAAGGGAGTCCAGTATCTAAATGAAATCAAGGACAGTGTCGTTGCTGGATTTCAGTGGGCAACCAAAGAG GGTGTTCTGTGTGATGAGAACATGCGTGGGGTACGATTTGATATTCATGATGTAACCCTACATGCTGATGCTATCCACCGTGGTGGTGGTCAGATCATCCCCACTGCCAGGAGGTGTCTGTATGCCTGCGTACTGACTGCCCAGCCTAGACTCATGGAACCTGTCTATCTGGTTGAGATTCAG TGTCCTGAGCAGGTGGTTGGTGGTATCTATGGTGTACTGAACAGGAAACGTGGTCATGTGTTTGAAGAATCCCATGTTGCTGGCACACCCATGTTTGTTGTTAAGGCCTACCTCCCTGTAAATGAATCATTTG GTTTCACTGCTGACCTGAGATCCAACACCGGGGGCCAGGCATTTCCACAATGTGTCTTTGACCACTGGCAGATCCTAACTGGTGATCCCTTTGAATCAACCAGTCGCCCAGCCCAGGTTGTGGCTGAAACACGCAAACGTAAAGGTTTGAAAGAAGGCATTCCAGCTCTGGACAACTTCTTGGATAAATTGTAA